A window of the Cystobacter fuscus genome harbors these coding sequences:
- a CDS encoding MBL fold metallo-hydrolase has translation MHALYTRQLKLGAMDNFVYLVGPKDSDEVLVVDAAWDVPAIEKALEQDGKRLVGAFVSHCHGDHTNGLPELLSRHDVPVYAQREEVDFSADLRGLAPGALRPLDPGAELVVGGRTFQALHTPGHTPGSHCLLAQDALVSGDTVFINGCGRCDLRGGDPEAMYRSLSQVLSKVPDTTRLLPGHDYANVPVASLGEVRQHNPYFAFPDVASFVAYRMRPRR, from the coding sequence ATGCACGCGCTGTACACGCGCCAGTTGAAGCTCGGAGCCATGGACAACTTCGTCTACCTCGTGGGGCCGAAGGACTCCGACGAGGTGCTGGTGGTGGATGCCGCCTGGGACGTGCCCGCCATCGAGAAGGCCCTCGAGCAAGATGGCAAGCGTCTGGTGGGCGCCTTCGTGTCTCACTGTCATGGTGATCACACCAACGGCCTGCCGGAGCTGCTCTCGCGCCATGACGTGCCGGTGTACGCCCAGCGCGAGGAGGTGGACTTCTCCGCGGATCTGCGCGGCCTGGCGCCGGGCGCGCTGCGGCCGCTGGATCCGGGCGCGGAGCTGGTCGTCGGGGGGAGGACCTTCCAGGCGCTGCACACCCCGGGACATACGCCGGGCTCGCACTGCCTGCTCGCCCAGGACGCGCTGGTGTCGGGGGACACCGTCTTCATCAACGGCTGTGGCCGGTGCGACCTGCGCGGCGGCGATCCCGAGGCCATGTACCGCTCGCTGTCCCAGGTGCTCTCCAAGGTGCCGGACACCACCCGGCTGCTTCCCGGGCACGACTACGCGAACGTGCCGGTGGCGTCCCTTGGCGAGGTGCGTCAGCACAACCCCTACTTCGCCTTCCCCGACGTGGCTTCCTTCGTGGCCTACCGGATGCGCCCCCGGCGGTGA
- a CDS encoding S46 family peptidase gives MKKALLFLSLLSAPALAGEGKWTPQQVLQLDAAALKKQGLQLSPQKLWDPKRGTGLLAGTVNVGGCSGAFISEAGLVITNHHCAFSIIQEHSTPQRDLLTQGFLARTREEELPGKGARIQVPRAFTDVTKQMLEAVPAGADDLARQKALERKEKELVAECEKRPATRCKVARFEGGLQFTLLDSVELADVRLVYAPPRSVGEYGGEEDNWMWPRHTGDFSILRAYVAPDGSAAQFSAQNVPYKAEFFFPLAPEGVKPDDFVMVLGYPGITFRAMLADEMADRQSRYYPRVIDVYGELIRILEEQGEKDPAGKIAVASNLKSLHNRYKNAGGQLAGLKRGHLVEKQREAEAAVVAWASTRKEWAAALQARTELLALRDEDAKTFERNFLLDALRGATKGPGLAAMLVRMAQERVKPDLEREPEFMERELPRQKDRLEREQKNFFPPADKRVVLALVRRAQALGGGERIAAIDKAFGHTFSEKDASAKVDALYAGSKVMDLAERQKMAGESEAQLRARKDPLLELGFDLAAELVALDDLRDRREGSGVRLMPQWRRAVLAHAGKPVAPDANGTLRVTFAKVKGYAPRDGAFYLPQTTLAGVLEKNTGEEPFDAPSKVVAAAEARKYGPWLDPRLKDVPVNFLADADTTGGNSGSPTVNGKGQLVGVNFDRVWENVSNDFGYNPDVARNVNVDVRYVLWLLDQVEDADALLRELGVRKGAQAQERR, from the coding sequence ATGAAGAAGGCGCTCCTGTTCCTATCGCTCCTGTCCGCTCCGGCCCTGGCTGGAGAGGGCAAGTGGACCCCCCAGCAGGTTCTTCAACTCGACGCGGCCGCGCTCAAGAAGCAGGGCCTTCAGCTCTCCCCCCAGAAGCTGTGGGATCCCAAGCGGGGCACCGGCCTGCTGGCGGGCACGGTGAACGTGGGCGGGTGCTCGGGGGCCTTCATCTCCGAGGCGGGTCTGGTCATCACCAACCACCACTGCGCCTTCTCCATCATCCAGGAGCACAGCACGCCCCAGCGCGATCTGCTCACCCAGGGCTTCCTGGCCCGGACGCGCGAGGAAGAACTGCCGGGCAAGGGCGCGCGCATCCAGGTGCCCCGGGCCTTCACGGACGTGACGAAGCAGATGCTCGAGGCGGTGCCCGCCGGGGCGGACGATCTCGCGCGGCAGAAGGCGCTGGAGCGCAAGGAGAAGGAGCTGGTCGCCGAGTGCGAGAAGCGCCCCGCCACGCGCTGCAAGGTGGCCCGCTTCGAGGGCGGACTGCAATTCACCCTGCTCGACTCGGTGGAGTTGGCGGACGTGCGCCTGGTGTACGCGCCCCCGCGCTCGGTGGGCGAGTATGGCGGCGAGGAGGACAACTGGATGTGGCCGCGCCACACCGGGGACTTCTCCATCCTGCGCGCCTATGTGGCCCCGGATGGCTCGGCGGCGCAGTTCAGCGCCCAGAACGTGCCCTACAAGGCGGAGTTCTTCTTCCCACTGGCCCCCGAGGGCGTGAAGCCCGACGACTTCGTGATGGTGCTGGGCTACCCGGGCATCACCTTCCGCGCCATGCTCGCCGACGAGATGGCCGATCGCCAGTCGCGCTACTACCCGCGCGTCATCGACGTGTACGGCGAGCTCATCCGCATTCTCGAGGAGCAGGGCGAGAAGGATCCCGCGGGGAAGATCGCCGTGGCCTCCAACCTCAAGAGCCTCCACAACCGCTACAAGAACGCGGGGGGACAGCTCGCGGGGCTCAAGCGGGGCCACCTCGTGGAGAAGCAGCGCGAGGCCGAGGCGGCGGTGGTGGCGTGGGCGAGCACGCGCAAGGAGTGGGCCGCGGCGCTCCAGGCGCGCACGGAGCTGCTGGCCCTGCGCGACGAGGACGCGAAGACCTTCGAGCGCAACTTCCTGCTCGATGCCCTCCGAGGCGCGACCAAGGGCCCGGGCCTCGCGGCGATGCTGGTGCGCATGGCGCAGGAGCGGGTGAAGCCGGACCTCGAGCGCGAGCCCGAATTCATGGAGCGCGAGCTGCCCCGGCAGAAGGACCGGCTGGAGCGCGAGCAGAAGAACTTCTTCCCTCCGGCGGACAAGCGCGTGGTGCTCGCGCTGGTGCGGCGGGCGCAGGCGCTGGGCGGGGGCGAGCGCATCGCGGCGATCGACAAGGCCTTCGGCCACACGTTCTCGGAGAAGGACGCGTCCGCGAAGGTCGATGCCCTGTACGCGGGCTCGAAGGTGATGGACCTGGCCGAGCGGCAGAAGATGGCGGGCGAGAGCGAGGCCCAGCTCCGGGCGCGCAAGGATCCCCTGCTGGAGCTGGGCTTCGACCTGGCGGCCGAGCTGGTGGCGTTGGATGACCTGCGCGACCGGCGCGAGGGCTCGGGCGTGCGGTTGATGCCCCAGTGGCGCCGGGCGGTGCTGGCCCACGCGGGCAAGCCGGTGGCTCCGGACGCCAATGGCACGCTCCGGGTGACGTTCGCCAAGGTGAAGGGCTATGCGCCGCGCGACGGCGCCTTCTACCTGCCGCAGACCACGCTCGCGGGCGTCCTGGAGAAGAACACCGGCGAGGAGCCCTTCGACGCCCCCTCGAAGGTCGTGGCGGCGGCCGAGGCCCGGAAGTACGGCCCGTGGCTCGATCCCCGGCTCAAGGACGTGCCGGTGAACTTCCTGGCGGACGCGGACACCACCGGAGGCAACTCGGGCAGCCCCACCGTCAACGGCAAGGGCCAGCTCGTGGGCGTCAACTTCGACCGCGTGTGGGAGAACGTGTCCAATGACTTCGGCTATAATCCCGACGTGGCGCGCAACGTGAACGTGGACGTGCGCTACGTGCTGTGGCTGTTGGATCAAGTCGAGGACGCGGACGCCCTGTTGCGCGAGCTGGGCGTGCGCAAGGGCGCCCAGGCGCAGGAGCGTCGCTGA
- a CDS encoding RNA polymerase sigma factor produces the protein MDVAVLPFPSFTELYRQYRTRALAIARRIVGDADDAEDVVQDVFARLAQRPSGFDGRASSSTWLHRVMVNSSINWLRARRRRERLRHEPEESVSPEASAVGTEMQRHFEQALRHVSEQQRQVLWLREMRGYSYPEIATLLRIPEGTVKSALHRGRQRAQAELEERGQKP, from the coding sequence ATGGATGTAGCGGTCCTCCCTTTTCCGTCATTCACCGAGTTGTACCGACAGTACCGTACACGGGCCCTGGCCATCGCGCGCCGCATTGTGGGGGATGCGGATGACGCGGAAGACGTGGTCCAGGATGTCTTCGCACGCCTGGCCCAGCGTCCGAGCGGCTTCGATGGCCGCGCGTCGTCGAGCACGTGGTTGCACCGGGTGATGGTGAACAGCAGCATCAACTGGCTGCGAGCCCGGCGGCGCCGCGAGCGGTTGCGGCACGAGCCCGAGGAATCCGTCTCGCCCGAGGCGAGCGCGGTGGGCACCGAGATGCAGCGCCACTTCGAGCAGGCCCTGCGTCACGTGAGCGAGCAGCAGCGTCAGGTGCTGTGGCTGCGGGAGATGCGCGGCTACAGCTACCCGGAGATCGCCACCCTGCTGCGCATCCCCGAGGGCACGGTGAAGAGCGCCCTGCACCGGGGCCGCCAGCGGGCCCAGGCCGAGCTGGAAGAGCGCGGCCAGAAGCCCTGA
- a CDS encoding sigma 54-interacting transcriptional regulator — MPELVFFRRGEEVLRVGLGRERMVLGRGDKSDVVIPDPEVSRQQAALVFDGTRCTLEDLSGKGTQVGGASLTRGELADGADISLGQWRAVFRLHGSSESEGPTEVGSRTELQARDSVSRWQPAQVRIKQGINETVHKLQGDSFTVGKDASCDLVVQDSFISGRHLKVVRRDGLFQVVDTNSTNGTWLGPVRVFEVQVGLPTTLRLGQTELTLEPVTAARREQSFHGLIGNDASVKQLVELIQRVAPSSAAVAILGESGTGKELVARALHECSQRSDKAFIPVNCAAISKELIESELFGHEKGSFTGATNARKGAFEEADGGTLFLDEIGELPLDLQAKLLRALENGEIKRVGASRPVNVDVRVVAATNRDLLSSVREGRFREDLYYRLCVVPLHLPPLRSRRGDILPLAEHFLRMYSPRGQTVRLSQTAIDRLQQHAWPGNIRELRNVVHRGLLLRMGANIEPSDITFDQEVNRETGIAVPELPPGMTLEQMLLKLERQIVEAALRRYNNNRERVARELGVARSTLFKRLKEWGLTRQEEDPES; from the coding sequence ATGCCGGAGTTGGTGTTCTTTCGTCGGGGCGAGGAGGTTTTGCGGGTTGGACTGGGACGCGAGCGCATGGTGCTCGGTCGTGGCGACAAGAGTGATGTCGTCATTCCCGATCCAGAGGTGAGCCGTCAGCAGGCGGCGCTCGTCTTCGATGGGACGCGGTGCACCCTGGAGGACCTGTCGGGCAAGGGGACCCAGGTGGGTGGCGCCTCATTGACCCGCGGGGAGTTGGCGGATGGGGCGGACATCTCGCTGGGCCAGTGGCGCGCCGTGTTCCGGCTCCACGGCAGCAGCGAGTCCGAGGGGCCCACCGAGGTGGGTTCGCGCACGGAGCTTCAAGCCAGGGACTCCGTGTCGCGCTGGCAGCCCGCCCAGGTACGCATCAAGCAGGGGATCAACGAGACCGTCCACAAGCTCCAGGGCGACAGCTTCACCGTGGGCAAGGATGCCTCGTGTGACCTGGTGGTGCAGGATTCCTTCATCTCCGGCCGCCACCTCAAGGTGGTGCGCCGGGACGGTCTCTTCCAGGTAGTGGATACCAACTCCACCAATGGGACCTGGCTGGGCCCGGTGCGCGTCTTCGAGGTACAGGTGGGCCTGCCCACCACGCTGCGTCTGGGACAGACGGAGCTCACGCTCGAGCCCGTCACCGCGGCCCGTCGCGAGCAGTCCTTCCATGGACTCATCGGCAACGACGCGTCCGTGAAGCAGCTCGTGGAGCTCATCCAACGGGTGGCGCCCTCGTCCGCCGCGGTGGCCATCCTCGGCGAGTCCGGCACCGGCAAGGAGCTGGTGGCCCGGGCCCTCCACGAGTGCTCCCAGCGCTCCGACAAGGCCTTCATCCCCGTCAACTGCGCGGCCATCTCCAAGGAGCTCATCGAGAGCGAGCTGTTCGGCCACGAGAAGGGCTCGTTCACCGGCGCCACCAACGCGCGCAAGGGCGCCTTCGAGGAGGCCGACGGCGGAACCCTCTTCCTGGACGAGATTGGTGAGCTGCCGCTGGACCTGCAGGCCAAGCTGCTGCGCGCGCTGGAGAACGGGGAGATCAAGCGCGTGGGCGCCAGCCGCCCCGTCAACGTGGACGTGCGCGTGGTGGCCGCCACCAACCGGGATCTGCTGTCGTCCGTGCGCGAGGGCCGCTTCCGCGAGGATCTCTACTACCGCCTGTGCGTGGTGCCCCTGCACCTGCCACCCCTGCGCAGCCGGCGCGGCGACATCCTCCCCTTGGCCGAGCACTTCCTGCGCATGTACTCGCCGCGGGGGCAGACGGTGCGCCTGTCCCAGACGGCCATCGATCGGCTCCAGCAGCACGCCTGGCCGGGCAACATCCGCGAGCTGCGCAACGTGGTGCACCGGGGCCTGTTGCTGCGCATGGGCGCCAACATCGAGCCGAGCGACATCACCTTCGACCAGGAGGTGAATCGCGAGACGGGCATCGCCGTGCCCGAGCTGCCTCCCGGCATGACGCTCGAGCAGATGCTGCTCAAGCTGGAGCGGCAGATCGTCGAGGCCGCCCTGCGCCGCTACAACAACAACCGCGAGCGCGTGGCGCGCGAGCTGGGCGTGGCCCGCTCCACCCTCTTCAAGCGCCTCAAGGAATGGGGCCTGACCCGACAGGAAGAAGACCCGGAATCGTAG
- a CDS encoding MFS transporter, translating to MSPRKLHHAWLVAAAVFVVLLCAAGVRATPSVFIVPLEREFGWSRTLVSGAVSLNLVLYGLVGPFAAAIMQRFGIRRTVIVSLVIIAVGVALTNLMNTPWQLFAFWGVLVGLGTGTTAMVLGATVVHRWFVARRGLVMGMLTASTATGQLIFLPILAAMVERHGWRLVSLGIAAVVALVVPLVALVVRDRPSDVGLRPYGAEPGVEEQAAPTTNPLVNALATLGRASRRGDFWLLAGSFFICGATTNGLVGTHLVPACMDHGIPEVRAAGLLAVMGVFDLVGTTTSGWLSDRYDNRWLLFWYYGLRGLALLYLPAAFGMSFLGLPVFAIFYGLDWIATVPPTVRLTTQTLGPADGPIAFGWIVAAHQVGAGAGALSAGVIRTSLATYTPAWVVAGVICMAASLLVLRIGRGSPRAPVAAEPA from the coding sequence ATGAGCCCGCGCAAGTTGCACCATGCCTGGCTGGTTGCCGCCGCCGTGTTCGTCGTCTTGCTGTGCGCGGCCGGAGTGCGCGCGACCCCGAGCGTGTTCATCGTCCCGCTCGAGCGGGAGTTCGGCTGGAGCCGGACGCTCGTCTCCGGGGCCGTGTCCCTCAACCTCGTGCTCTACGGGCTCGTCGGTCCCTTCGCCGCCGCGATCATGCAACGCTTTGGCATTCGCCGGACGGTGATCGTCTCGCTCGTCATCATCGCGGTGGGGGTGGCGCTGACGAACCTGATGAACACGCCATGGCAGCTCTTCGCGTTCTGGGGAGTGCTCGTGGGGCTGGGGACGGGGACGACCGCCATGGTGCTCGGCGCGACGGTCGTGCACCGCTGGTTCGTGGCCCGTCGCGGGCTCGTCATGGGGATGCTCACCGCCAGCACGGCGACGGGTCAACTCATCTTCCTGCCCATCCTCGCGGCCATGGTCGAGCGCCACGGATGGCGCCTCGTCTCGCTCGGCATCGCCGCCGTCGTCGCGCTGGTGGTACCGCTCGTGGCGCTCGTCGTGCGAGACCGCCCCTCGGATGTGGGACTGCGGCCCTACGGCGCCGAGCCCGGCGTGGAAGAGCAGGCGGCCCCCACCACGAATCCCCTGGTGAACGCACTCGCCACCCTGGGCCGCGCCTCCAGGCGCGGTGACTTCTGGCTGCTCGCGGGGAGCTTCTTCATCTGTGGGGCGACGACGAATGGACTGGTGGGGACGCACCTGGTGCCCGCGTGCATGGACCACGGGATTCCCGAGGTGCGCGCCGCCGGACTGCTGGCGGTGATGGGAGTCTTCGATCTCGTGGGCACGACCACGAGCGGATGGCTGTCGGACCGCTATGACAACCGGTGGCTGCTCTTCTGGTACTACGGCTTGAGAGGACTCGCGCTGCTCTACCTGCCCGCGGCGTTCGGGATGTCGTTCCTGGGACTTCCCGTGTTCGCGATCTTCTATGGCCTGGATTGGATCGCCACGGTGCCGCCGACCGTCCGTCTCACGACCCAGACCCTGGGGCCCGCGGACGGACCCATCGCCTTCGGCTGGATCGTCGCCGCGCATCAGGTGGGCGCCGGGGCCGGAGCCCTGAGCGCCGGCGTGATTCGCACGAGCCTGGCGACGTACACGCCGGCCTGGGTGGTTGCCGGCGTCATCTGCATGGCCGCCTCCCTGCTCGTTCTGCGCATCGGCCGCGGCTCGCCTCGTGCACCCGTGGCCGCGGAGCCCGCATGA
- a CDS encoding MarR family winged helix-turn-helix transcriptional regulator: MPFDEESTQTPCNCLALRQASRHVTQFYDQALAPSGIRTTQYSILNRVYTQGPRTVKELAEQLFMDPSTLTHNLRPLLKEGFVELQVGTDRRRRVIALTPRGEAVREKARALWLRAQVRFEQEFGDTQAATLREMMSAVVRTHLGDGVGTTGKAAAKRRR; this comes from the coding sequence ATGCCCTTCGATGAAGAGTCCACCCAGACACCGTGCAATTGCCTGGCGCTGAGGCAGGCGTCCCGTCACGTCACCCAGTTCTACGATCAGGCGCTCGCGCCGAGTGGCATTCGAACGACGCAGTACTCGATCCTCAACCGCGTGTACACGCAGGGGCCGCGGACGGTGAAGGAACTCGCCGAGCAGCTCTTCATGGATCCCTCGACGCTCACGCACAACCTCCGGCCGCTGCTCAAGGAGGGGTTCGTCGAGCTTCAGGTGGGCACGGATCGCCGCAGGCGTGTCATCGCCCTGACGCCGCGAGGCGAAGCCGTCCGCGAGAAGGCCCGGGCTCTCTGGCTTCGGGCCCAGGTCCGGTTCGAGCAGGAGTTCGGTGACACCCAGGCCGCCACCTTGCGCGAGATGATGTCCGCCGTCGTTCGCACACACCTGGGCGATGGGGTGGGCACCACCGGGAAGGCCGCCGCGAAACGCCGCCGGTAG
- a CDS encoding alpha/beta fold hydrolase, producing MRLFSLSLPLLVLLAGCAATRPPGKATGDGLSTAAPFSTVSELATQEGDATFTHYRFSDGTVLPEVRIHYATAGTPRRDATGRVTNAVLLLHWTGSSGEVLRGKPFVEELFAPGKPLDATKYFLIFPDSIGHGRSSKPSDGARARFPAYGYRDMVDLQHRVVTETLGIERLHAIIGVSMGGMNAWMWGELYPEAVEALMPIVSLPTRLSGRNLLWRRFVTQQIRGDPDWKGGDYAASPRGWREAFPVFRMLLDGVPHLQATIPDGAAADAFIREARTQAARTDANDILYALESSADYDPEPALGEIQAKVFALNFSDDEFNPVALHTLERLMPRVKRGRFVIQEGHEHSFGHFTQAHPELWAEQVASFLAYVEEAPE from the coding sequence ATGCGTCTTTTTTCCCTCTCGCTCCCTCTTCTCGTTCTCCTGGCGGGGTGCGCCGCCACACGCCCGCCGGGGAAGGCCACCGGGGACGGGCTCTCCACGGCGGCCCCGTTCAGCACGGTCTCGGAACTCGCGACGCAGGAGGGGGACGCGACGTTCACCCACTACCGATTCAGTGATGGGACGGTGCTGCCGGAGGTGCGTATCCACTACGCCACCGCGGGGACTCCGCGACGCGACGCGACGGGCCGGGTGACGAACGCGGTGCTGCTCCTGCACTGGACCGGTTCGAGCGGCGAGGTGCTGCGCGGCAAGCCCTTCGTCGAAGAGCTGTTCGCTCCCGGCAAGCCGCTCGACGCGACGAAGTACTTCCTGATCTTCCCCGACAGCATCGGGCACGGGCGCTCGAGCAAGCCGAGTGACGGCGCACGCGCCCGGTTTCCCGCCTACGGCTATCGGGACATGGTGGACCTCCAGCACCGGGTCGTCACGGAGACACTCGGCATCGAGAGGCTTCACGCCATCATCGGCGTCTCCATGGGCGGAATGAACGCCTGGATGTGGGGCGAGCTGTACCCCGAGGCCGTCGAGGCCTTGATGCCCATCGTGTCGCTCCCGACGCGGCTCTCCGGCCGCAACCTGCTGTGGCGCCGCTTCGTCACGCAGCAGATCCGCGGAGATCCCGACTGGAAGGGCGGCGACTACGCGGCGTCGCCGAGAGGCTGGCGGGAAGCGTTCCCGGTCTTTCGCATGCTCCTGGATGGAGTGCCGCATCTCCAGGCCACGATTCCGGATGGTGCCGCGGCCGACGCCTTCATCCGAGAGGCCAGGACCCAGGCGGCCCGGACCGATGCCAATGACATCCTGTACGCCCTCGAGTCATCGGCGGACTACGACCCGGAACCCGCGCTCGGAGAGATCCAGGCCAAGGTCTTCGCGCTCAACTTCTCGGATGACGAGTTCAATCCCGTGGCGCTGCACACCCTGGAGCGCTTGATGCCCCGCGTGAAACGGGGCCGCTTCGTCATCCAGGAAGGCCATGAGCACTCGTTCGGACACTTCACGCAGGCCCACCCCGAACTGTGGGCGGAGCAGGTCGCGTCCTTCCTGGCATACGTCGAGGAAGCGCCCGAATGA
- the gspN gene encoding type II secretion system protein GspN → MATETKIARWKLVLGYGAFSLVAFVLCLLLTFPYDTLRARAVGTAADAGYALRIGSLRPGLFGLTATQVRLSKVPNGMTPELHSMLESNSGMLPGPEELGEPLTIDSVAVRPALFPLGVAFRASLLGGSASGSVGGLSDVKVAVKLSDLDPSGGNLKGFSGLDLVGKLNGSLDLTLPKTRGQPDLSQANGQLSLDSRGLIIQGGNVTVPMYGTPTPMDLPRIALGDIDARIRIEKGLGTVEALQSKSEDLEVQGSGTLKLGQRLDVSQPDMEIKLGAEPEFVKRLGLIGAGLTILPADKTNPKFRVAHLSGFLNRPTFGPARQQLR, encoded by the coding sequence ATGGCAACCGAGACCAAGATCGCACGCTGGAAGCTGGTGCTGGGCTACGGGGCGTTCTCGCTCGTGGCCTTCGTGCTGTGCCTGCTGCTCACCTTCCCCTATGACACCTTGCGCGCGCGCGCCGTGGGCACGGCGGCGGACGCGGGGTATGCGCTGCGCATCGGCTCGCTGCGACCCGGGCTCTTCGGGCTGACGGCCACCCAGGTGCGCCTGAGCAAGGTGCCCAACGGCATGACGCCCGAGCTGCACAGCATGTTGGAGAGCAACTCGGGCATGCTGCCTGGCCCCGAGGAGCTCGGCGAGCCGCTGACCATCGACTCGGTGGCGGTGCGGCCGGCGCTGTTCCCGCTCGGGGTGGCCTTCCGCGCCAGCCTGCTGGGTGGCAGCGCCAGCGGCAGCGTGGGTGGATTGAGCGACGTGAAGGTGGCGGTGAAGCTGTCGGACCTGGATCCCTCGGGAGGCAACCTCAAGGGCTTCAGCGGCTTGGATCTGGTGGGCAAGCTCAATGGCTCGCTCGACCTCACCCTGCCGAAGACCCGGGGACAGCCGGACCTGAGCCAGGCCAATGGCCAGCTGTCGCTGGACTCGCGCGGGCTCATCATCCAGGGCGGCAACGTCACCGTGCCCATGTACGGCACGCCCACGCCCATGGACCTGCCGCGCATCGCCCTGGGTGACATCGACGCGCGCATCCGCATCGAGAAGGGCCTGGGCACCGTGGAGGCCCTGCAGAGCAAGAGCGAGGACCTCGAGGTCCAGGGCTCGGGGACGCTGAAGCTCGGCCAGCGGCTGGACGTGAGCCAGCCCGACATGGAGATCAAGCTCGGCGCCGAGCCGGAGTTCGTCAAGCGGCTGGGGCTGATCGGCGCGGGCCTGACCATCCTGCCCGCGGACAAGACCAACCCGAAGTTCCGCGTGGCGCACCTGTCGGGCTTCCTCAACCGGCCCACCTTCGGCCCGGCCCGCCAGCAGCTGCGCTAG
- the gspM gene encoding type II secretion system protein GspM, which yields MEQLKTLLNDARVWFERLSTRERRMVMATGGAVAAFVVFLIFFSFSNTANSYRKRTDQKLEKLREVQVLAASYREAAQERQAMEQQLTGGDVRLMSYVEEKATLSGLTVPNMTPKNDVALGDGQIVESSVELTFTDVDIQKLHDFLMAVERGPGVVKVKNLRLEPHDATETLTAWTTVATYKLKPQ from the coding sequence ATGGAACAGCTCAAGACACTCCTCAACGACGCCCGCGTCTGGTTCGAGCGGCTGAGCACCCGCGAGCGCCGCATGGTGATGGCCACGGGCGGCGCGGTGGCGGCCTTCGTGGTGTTCCTCATCTTCTTCTCCTTCTCCAACACGGCCAACAGCTACCGCAAGCGCACGGACCAGAAGCTGGAGAAGCTGCGCGAGGTGCAGGTGCTCGCGGCCAGCTACCGCGAGGCCGCCCAGGAGCGCCAGGCCATGGAGCAGCAGCTCACCGGCGGCGACGTGCGCCTGATGAGCTACGTGGAGGAGAAGGCCACGCTCTCGGGGCTGACCGTGCCGAACATGACGCCCAAGAACGACGTGGCCCTGGGTGACGGGCAGATCGTCGAGAGCTCGGTGGAGCTGACGTTCACCGACGTGGACATCCAGAAGCTGCATGACTTCCTGATGGCGGTGGAGCGCGGACCGGGCGTGGTGAAGGTGAAGAACCTGCGCCTGGAGCCCCACGACGCCACCGAAACCCTGACGGCGTGGACGACCGTCGCCACCTACAAGCTGAAGCCGCAATAA